A window of the Mucilaginibacter sp. cycad4 genome harbors these coding sequences:
- a CDS encoding family 78 glycoside hydrolase catalytic domain has translation MIKNPASIAKSAVLILLLLFSFIQVNLYAAAKGTRIVNLQVEYTDHPIGIDVKLPRFSWQMLAPEGSRGYSQVAYQISVKDAQGKVVWKSSKIKSGTALAVVYAGSPLKAATRYSWTVNVWDQAGGVSSANSWFETGLMDTEMSAWDGAQWIGGGDNDLVLYAHYLPLYNLKYKVAIAPGSSRASIIFAANDPRLMDSNRNVFQLANKKNQSYFKVELDISGLEQGGNARINVYRAGYSDKDTLGKVFKSFPVKTDLIGNGNKNKQHSILIHNEFGTLTFTVDDDKTFLADEKRGTAVASPVPANRGAVITLNPLGAGGDVVSYGMLGEIGFSADQNQKAEFSDLTVSNIRSPRNALFSEKPEENNYSGIFKEAAAAPASSLVIKNGKYEVSGGSAGAFILADPSRNAMPMLRSVFSANKAISKARLYVTARGIYEIYFNGKRIGNDYYNPGLTQYNKTQLYQTYDVTAMIGKGKNAIGAMLGEGWWSGLLSYGSVWNHFGDRQSLLAKLVITYADGSEEVIKTNDKNWKYFNHGPVVYSSLDMGEVDDAMRQAAVKDWNTVAYDDHTWQKAEEVSLKGTTYTGDDVDYFGKKIPVDFDHISMTGQIGTSAGIYKTLTAKAVKEVRKGVYVYDMGQNFVGVPKIRIKNGIAGKKLTLRYAEIMYPNLKESGKNVGMIMTENYRAALSQDLYIMKDGDQVIQPHFTSHGYQYIEITGIDSPLPLSDVQGLAISSVKKLTADYATSNPKVNKLWSNLTWSNIDNFLTIPTDCPQRNERMGWSGDISIFSRTATYVSNADQFLRRHMLAMRDLQTEQGRFTDIAPVGGGFGGVIWGSAGITVAWEAYQQYNDVSLLAEHYEAMCRYMDYIDSTIDPKTGFSTDGVLGDWLGPQYMQLGTAFPVTAYHVYDLGIMSKVAGILGKKDDAEKFRKKYDERKAFFNKTFVNADKKAVGLIGGGMFGEPGKKEFKVSDTQTAYATGLALGVFSDENISYMTKNLQAAVERENKDDQGIVRPAYSLMTGFVGTGGISKALSDHGHSDLAYKLLQNEHYPSWLYAIDQGATTIWERLNGYTVENGFGGNNSMNSFNHYSFGAIGQWMLAYSIGIQRDEPGFKKFILQPEPDPTGKMTWAKGSYDSPYGRINSSWSVSGKILTYNATVPANTTATLFLPASTVKGITEGGNPATGAKGISFIRFEGNKAIYRLMPGAYRFKSSL, from the coding sequence ATGATAAAAAATCCTGCCTCTATAGCCAAATCGGCTGTCCTGATTTTATTACTGTTATTTTCATTTATACAAGTTAACCTATATGCTGCCGCAAAGGGAACCAGGATAGTGAACCTGCAGGTGGAATATACTGACCATCCTATTGGGATTGATGTTAAACTGCCCCGGTTTAGCTGGCAGATGCTCGCCCCTGAAGGATCGAGAGGCTATAGCCAGGTTGCTTATCAGATCTCTGTAAAAGATGCACAGGGAAAAGTAGTTTGGAAAAGCTCCAAAATAAAAAGCGGAACGGCCTTGGCTGTGGTTTATGCAGGCTCGCCGCTAAAAGCCGCGACCCGCTATAGCTGGACGGTAAATGTTTGGGATCAGGCAGGCGGCGTTTCTTCCGCAAACTCCTGGTTCGAAACCGGGCTTATGGACACGGAGATGTCGGCCTGGGATGGTGCGCAATGGATAGGAGGAGGGGATAATGACCTGGTGCTTTATGCACATTACCTGCCGCTGTATAACCTGAAATATAAAGTGGCTATCGCTCCAGGCAGCTCCAGGGCAAGTATAATTTTTGCCGCTAATGACCCACGGTTGATGGATAGTAACAGGAACGTTTTCCAGCTTGCCAATAAAAAGAACCAATCATACTTTAAGGTGGAGCTGGATATTTCCGGCCTGGAGCAGGGAGGGAATGCCAGAATCAATGTATATAGGGCCGGGTATTCAGATAAAGATACCCTGGGTAAAGTATTTAAAAGCTTTCCGGTAAAAACCGACCTGATTGGCAACGGCAATAAGAACAAACAGCACTCCATCCTCATCCATAATGAATTTGGTACGCTTACATTTACTGTTGATGATGATAAAACATTTCTTGCCGATGAAAAAAGAGGCACAGCAGTAGCCAGCCCCGTACCGGCAAACCGCGGAGCGGTGATAACGCTTAACCCGCTGGGCGCGGGGGGAGATGTTGTATCTTATGGAATGTTAGGTGAAATAGGCTTTTCGGCAGACCAGAACCAGAAAGCTGAATTTTCCGATCTTACTGTGTCAAATATCAGGTCGCCGCGCAACGCTTTATTCAGTGAAAAACCCGAAGAAAATAATTACAGCGGAATTTTTAAAGAAGCCGCTGCTGCGCCTGCCTCCAGCCTGGTTATAAAAAATGGAAAATATGAAGTAAGTGGTGGAAGTGCCGGGGCATTCATCCTTGCCGATCCCAGCCGAAATGCCATGCCGATGTTACGGTCGGTGTTTAGTGCGAATAAAGCTATTTCGAAAGCAAGGCTTTATGTCACTGCAAGGGGGATTTATGAAATTTATTTTAACGGTAAAAGGATAGGTAACGATTATTACAATCCCGGCCTTACCCAGTATAACAAGACCCAGCTTTATCAAACCTACGATGTAACGGCTATGATAGGCAAAGGTAAAAATGCTATCGGAGCTATGCTTGGTGAAGGCTGGTGGAGCGGATTGTTAAGCTACGGATCTGTCTGGAACCATTTTGGCGACCGGCAATCTTTATTGGCGAAACTGGTGATTACTTATGCTGATGGTTCAGAGGAGGTGATCAAAACTAACGACAAAAACTGGAAGTATTTTAACCACGGCCCTGTTGTTTATAGCAGCCTGGATATGGGCGAGGTTGATGATGCCATGCGTCAAGCAGCAGTTAAAGACTGGAACACGGTAGCCTATGATGATCATACCTGGCAAAAAGCGGAGGAAGTATCGTTAAAAGGAACAACATATACAGGGGATGACGTTGACTACTTCGGAAAAAAGATTCCTGTTGATTTTGATCATATTTCGATGACCGGGCAGATCGGAACATCGGCAGGGATCTATAAAACCCTTACCGCAAAAGCAGTGAAGGAAGTTCGAAAAGGCGTTTACGTTTATGATATGGGGCAAAATTTTGTAGGCGTGCCTAAGATCAGAATCAAAAATGGTATCGCCGGGAAAAAACTAACCCTGCGCTATGCTGAGATCATGTACCCCAACCTGAAAGAGTCTGGTAAAAATGTAGGCATGATCATGACCGAAAATTACCGTGCAGCATTAAGCCAGGATCTTTATATCATGAAAGATGGTGACCAGGTGATTCAGCCGCATTTTACATCGCATGGATATCAGTACATCGAAATTACCGGTATTGATAGCCCATTGCCCCTTAGTGATGTACAGGGACTCGCGATCAGCTCTGTCAAAAAATTGACTGCCGATTATGCAACTTCCAATCCGAAGGTGAATAAACTATGGTCAAACCTGACGTGGTCAAACATCGATAACTTCCTCACCATACCAACCGATTGCCCGCAAAGGAACGAGCGCATGGGCTGGTCGGGCGATATCAGTATTTTTTCGCGTACGGCAACCTATGTATCCAATGCAGATCAGTTTCTGCGCAGGCATATGCTGGCCATGCGTGATCTGCAAACGGAGCAGGGACGGTTTACCGATATTGCACCTGTAGGCGGCGGATTTGGCGGTGTGATCTGGGGAAGTGCAGGCATCACCGTAGCCTGGGAGGCTTACCAGCAATATAATGATGTATCCCTGCTGGCCGAACATTATGAAGCAATGTGCAGGTATATGGATTACATCGACTCAACTATTGATCCTAAAACCGGCTTCAGTACGGATGGTGTGCTGGGCGACTGGCTTGGGCCACAGTATATGCAGTTGGGCACAGCCTTTCCGGTTACTGCTTACCATGTTTATGACCTGGGTATTATGTCAAAGGTTGCTGGTATTTTAGGTAAAAAGGATGATGCCGAGAAATTCAGGAAGAAGTATGATGAGCGAAAAGCTTTCTTCAACAAAACATTTGTTAATGCTGATAAAAAGGCAGTAGGCCTTATTGGTGGCGGGATGTTCGGCGAACCGGGCAAGAAGGAGTTTAAAGTTTCGGATACGCAAACGGCCTATGCAACAGGTTTGGCACTCGGCGTGTTCAGCGATGAAAACATCAGTTATATGACGAAAAATTTGCAGGCGGCTGTTGAACGCGAGAATAAAGATGACCAGGGGATCGTCCGTCCGGCTTATTCGCTCATGACCGGGTTTGTAGGTACAGGCGGGATCAGTAAAGCGCTTTCAGATCATGGGCATTCGGACTTGGCCTATAAACTGCTGCAGAATGAGCATTACCCATCATGGCTGTATGCTATTGACCAGGGTGCTACAACCATTTGGGAAAGGCTGAATGGGTACACCGTGGAAAATGGCTTTGGCGGAAATAATAGTATGAACTCGTTTAATCACTATTCATTTGGTGCTATTGGCCAGTGGATGCTTGCTTATTCTATCGGCATCCAACGCGATGAGCCTGGTTTTAAGAAATTTATTTTGCAGCCCGAGCCCGACCCGACCGGGAAGATGACCTGGGCTAAAGGATCTTATGATTCGCCTTATGGACGGATAAACAGCAGCTGGTCGGTAAGCGGTAAAATATTGACCTATAATGCAACTGTTCCGGCTAATACCACAGCTACATTGTTTCTTCCGGCAAGTACTGTTAAAGGCATAACCGAAGGCGGTAATCCTGCTACAGGTGCAAAGGGTATCAGCTTTATCAGGTTTGAAGGAAACAAAGCAATTTATCGTTTGATGCCGGGAGCTTACCGGTTTAAATCAAGCTTATAA
- a CDS encoding cupin domain-containing protein, translating to MKTNKNRLAAAIIITALAVFTLPSSVLAQKATAGRTELQRHDLSTPGREMVQVRVDVEKGMSFPQHTHFGEEIIYVLDGLLEYQVAGQQPVTLKAGDVLFIPYGTVHSVKNVGTTKASELATYIVEKDKPLVTLIK from the coding sequence ATGAAAACTAACAAAAACAGGCTGGCTGCTGCCATTATTATTACTGCCCTTGCAGTTTTTACTCTCCCTTCATCTGTGCTGGCTCAAAAAGCCACAGCAGGGCGTACCGAATTACAGCGGCATGACCTTAGTACTCCCGGCCGTGAAATGGTACAGGTACGCGTAGATGTTGAAAAAGGAATGTCGTTCCCGCAGCATACGCATTTCGGCGAAGAAATTATTTATGTACTTGATGGGTTACTGGAATACCAGGTAGCAGGCCAACAACCGGTAACACTTAAAGCAGGTGATGTTTTATTCATTCCTTACGGAACCGTGCATTCGGTAAAAAATGTGGGGACCACCAAAGCGAGTGAGCTTGCTACCTATATTGTTGAAAAAGACAAACCACTTGTTACATTAATTAAATAA
- a CDS encoding two-component regulator propeller domain-containing protein, with amino-acid sequence MVLAQRDLNFTALTTKDGLSSNTVSVIWKDRRGLMWIGTSDGLNKFDGTNFTIYRHDAQDSTSIPANEILSICEDHLGRMWVGTGGGGLAYYDRRHNSFESRRASADWPNLRDISARAICEDHMNNLWVGSYGTLRKIDFRTNKILKVQLGKVSDSFVVLSLFEDSKQRMWAGTNNGVYVFDLKSGKSSLLSHADADPASISDNVVKSITEDPNGNMWFGTTRGLNLLMPDGKSFRSFRHADNDPESLSSDDIYVIEPAGDNKLWLGTEEGLNIFDLSGYTSFKIGPDIRKIFSLANKSVKSIYIDKGGIFWLGTYQGGLNKYDRNLPLFNLKRSNALDPKGLASPLVTSFAEYKTDLVFVGTDGGGVNLFDQKTGLFTHYGEGSQMGHLSVLALKLDRRGSLWMGTFHKGLFRLDPITGLFKKISTGAGDNEINNKDIRCIEEDSRGRIWVGTLGGGVNLYNPETGVFIKYTKNARHKGEMPLALNGYISTISENKNGEVWVGSLGTGIAVFNKDLGKFKIYNRGNSNLANDGVLCMFHDRAGNTWVGTNGGGLSLFNQKDGKFITYTDREGLSSGIVHKILQDENGMLWFSTDQGIYSFDPVNKKFKNFTTHNGVQNSPFISGSGMQSTRGELFFGGQDGFNYFDPKLLPNNHAIPKVLLTELKVSNSTVYPGESSSLKEDISIAKNIRMAYGQNFSISYVALNYTTPQQNKYCYKLIGFDKEWNFVGTSKTAYYTNIDPGNYTFQVRASNNDGTWNDQVSTIHIEVQPPLWRTVYAYIAYVLILLCLLFYIRRRGIQKIKTQFYLEQEKAKAKQLIEQERRESEKLHELDLLKIKFLTNLSHEFRTPISLILAPADKLLSIPIDPAISGQVHVMRRNARRLLNLVNQLLDFRKMEEQELKLNLVPGDIIAFIKEAADSFRDLSERKKIDFRLNAEPEYLLAAFDHDKIERIIFNLLSNAFKFTSEGGTVALNVSCDESSVAGEKCLLRLEFIDNGSGIPAEVQQKIFERFYQYDNAVSILNQGSGIGLSITREFVELHGGTIAVASTPGKGSMFTVNLPVTSLPVLDEPEIPCIDEHSEENTGSDSVVSELAAAGASVRVPVVLLVEDNEEMRYYLKDNLKVHYQVVEAANGKEGWQKALSCHPQLIVSDISMPEMNGIELSKKIKADKRTAHIPVILLTAITGEEEQLKGLKTGANDYLTKPFNFEILNAKIKNLLMLNRTLKDTYSKQIHVCGNDVEIESGDAKLLNNVVRYIEDKLNDPELSVEELSRHVGMSRGSLYTKLLELTGLTPLEYIRSVKLDKAVILLEKSDYNVAQIAYMTGFGTPSWFSNKFKAKYNMLPSEYQHSKRKDRQVTQEA; translated from the coding sequence ATGGTCTTAGCCCAGCGTGATCTCAATTTCACAGCGCTGACCACCAAAGACGGATTGTCCTCTAACACGGTTAGTGTGATCTGGAAGGACCGCCGGGGATTGATGTGGATCGGGACCAGCGACGGGTTGAATAAATTTGATGGCACAAACTTCACCATATATCGTCATGATGCACAGGACTCTACCAGTATACCTGCCAATGAGATTTTGTCAATTTGTGAGGATCATTTAGGGCGTATGTGGGTTGGTACGGGAGGGGGAGGCCTGGCTTATTATGATCGCCGGCATAATTCGTTCGAATCCCGCCGGGCCAGCGCCGACTGGCCGAACCTTCGTGATATCAGCGCCCGTGCCATATGCGAAGACCACATGAACAATTTGTGGGTAGGCAGCTATGGCACCCTCCGGAAAATTGATTTCCGCACAAATAAAATTTTGAAAGTACAGCTGGGAAAGGTGTCGGATTCTTTCGTGGTTTTAAGTTTGTTTGAGGATAGTAAGCAACGAATGTGGGCGGGAACGAATAACGGGGTTTATGTGTTCGACCTAAAGTCGGGTAAAAGCTCTTTACTGTCACATGCTGATGCGGATCCGGCAAGTATAAGCGATAACGTAGTAAAGAGCATAACTGAAGATCCGAATGGCAATATGTGGTTTGGGACTACCCGGGGATTAAACCTGCTTATGCCCGACGGCAAAAGTTTTCGTAGTTTCCGTCATGCCGATAACGATCCTGAAAGTTTGAGCAGTGATGATATTTATGTGATTGAACCTGCCGGTGATAATAAACTATGGCTGGGCACAGAGGAGGGTTTAAATATATTTGATCTGTCGGGTTATACCTCGTTTAAAATCGGACCAGACATCAGAAAGATTTTTAGCCTGGCCAATAAATCTGTAAAGAGTATTTATATTGATAAAGGCGGAATCTTTTGGTTGGGTACCTACCAGGGAGGTCTAAACAAATATGATCGCAACCTTCCGCTGTTTAACCTTAAACGAAGCAATGCACTTGATCCCAAAGGTCTTGCTTCACCACTGGTGACTTCTTTTGCCGAATATAAAACCGACCTTGTTTTTGTTGGTACCGATGGTGGCGGTGTTAACCTGTTTGATCAGAAAACGGGTTTATTTACCCATTACGGCGAGGGAAGCCAGATGGGACATTTATCTGTGCTTGCTTTGAAGTTGGACAGGCGCGGTAGTTTATGGATGGGAACCTTTCACAAAGGACTTTTCCGGCTTGATCCAATTACGGGCCTGTTCAAAAAAATTTCAACAGGAGCCGGAGATAACGAAATCAACAATAAAGATATCCGTTGCATTGAGGAAGATTCCCGCGGCCGTATTTGGGTAGGTACTTTAGGCGGAGGCGTTAACCTTTATAACCCTGAAACCGGCGTGTTTATCAAATACACTAAAAATGCCAGGCATAAGGGCGAAATGCCATTAGCATTGAACGGTTATATCAGTACCATCTCTGAAAATAAAAATGGTGAAGTATGGGTAGGTTCATTAGGCACGGGGATTGCTGTATTTAATAAGGACCTTGGAAAATTCAAGATCTACAACAGGGGCAACAGCAACCTGGCAAATGATGGAGTACTCTGTATGTTTCATGACCGTGCCGGAAATACCTGGGTGGGGACTAATGGAGGAGGGCTAAGCCTCTTTAACCAGAAGGATGGTAAGTTTATTACCTATACAGACCGGGAGGGATTATCCAGTGGCATTGTTCACAAGATCCTTCAGGATGAAAACGGTATGTTATGGTTCAGTACAGATCAGGGTATTTACAGCTTTGATCCGGTCAATAAAAAATTCAAAAACTTCACTACTCATAATGGTGTCCAAAACAGCCCGTTCATTTCAGGTTCAGGTATGCAATCAACAAGGGGTGAGCTCTTTTTTGGCGGGCAGGACGGCTTTAACTATTTTGATCCAAAGCTTTTACCTAATAATCATGCTATTCCTAAAGTCCTTTTAACCGAGCTCAAAGTTTCTAATAGTACCGTTTATCCTGGTGAAAGCTCATCGCTCAAGGAGGATATTTCAATTGCGAAAAATATCAGGATGGCTTACGGGCAAAATTTTTCAATCAGTTACGTTGCATTAAATTATACCACTCCCCAGCAAAATAAATATTGCTATAAGCTGATCGGGTTTGACAAGGAATGGAACTTTGTCGGCACCTCCAAAACGGCATATTATACCAACATCGATCCCGGGAACTATACTTTTCAGGTTAGGGCCAGCAATAACGATGGTACCTGGAACGACCAGGTTAGCACCATTCATATTGAAGTGCAGCCGCCATTATGGCGCACGGTTTACGCATATATCGCCTATGTGCTCATCCTATTATGCCTGTTGTTTTATATCAGGCGCCGGGGTATTCAAAAGATAAAGACGCAGTTTTATCTTGAACAGGAAAAAGCGAAGGCAAAACAACTGATAGAGCAGGAACGCCGGGAATCTGAAAAGCTTCATGAACTTGATTTGCTGAAGATCAAATTCCTGACAAACCTGAGTCATGAGTTTCGTACGCCTATTTCATTGATTTTGGCCCCTGCCGATAAATTATTGTCGATACCAATTGATCCAGCCATTTCCGGCCAGGTACATGTGATGAGAAGGAATGCCAGAAGGTTGTTAAACCTGGTGAACCAGTTACTTGATTTTCGGAAAATGGAAGAGCAGGAACTAAAGCTGAACCTGGTTCCGGGAGACATTATTGCATTTATCAAAGAAGCGGCAGACTCGTTCCGGGACCTGTCAGAACGGAAAAAGATCGATTTTCGGTTGAATGCGGAGCCCGAATACCTGTTGGCAGCCTTTGATCATGATAAAATTGAGCGAATAATTTTTAACCTGTTGTCGAATGCGTTTAAATTTACCAGCGAGGGCGGGACGGTAGCGCTCAACGTATCCTGCGATGAAAGCAGCGTTGCCGGTGAAAAATGTTTACTTCGCCTTGAGTTTATTGATAATGGTTCGGGCATTCCTGCCGAAGTTCAGCAAAAGATCTTCGAGCGTTTTTATCAATACGACAATGCGGTTTCCATCCTTAATCAGGGCAGTGGCATCGGGCTTTCAATAACCCGCGAATTTGTTGAATTGCATGGCGGAACCATCGCTGTAGCAAGTACCCCAGGCAAAGGAAGTATGTTCACTGTTAACTTACCGGTAACCTCATTGCCGGTTCTGGATGAACCGGAAATACCTTGCATCGATGAACATTCCGAAGAAAACACAGGATCCGATTCAGTTGTATCCGAACTGGCGGCGGCCGGCGCTTCTGTCCGGGTTCCGGTTGTTTTGCTGGTGGAAGACAACGAGGAGATGAGGTATTATCTTAAAGATAACCTGAAAGTGCATTACCAGGTAGTAGAGGCCGCCAATGGGAAAGAAGGCTGGCAAAAAGCACTCTCCTGTCATCCGCAGCTGATTGTCAGTGATATCAGTATGCCGGAGATGAACGGCATCGAACTTAGCAAAAAAATTAAGGCCGATAAACGTACTGCTCACATCCCGGTTATCCTGCTAACGGCAATAACCGGAGAAGAAGAACAGCTCAAAGGACTGAAAACAGGTGCTAACGATTACCTGACCAAACCGTTTAATTTCGAGATCCTGAATGCCAAAATAAAAAACCTGTTAATGCTTAACCGCACACTGAAGGATACTTATTCCAAACAGATCCATGTGTGTGGTAATGATGTCGAGATCGAATCAGGTGATGCAAAGTTATTGAATAATGTTGTCAGGTATATCGAAGATAAATTAAATGATCCGGAGCTATCAGTGGAGGAGTTGAGCAGGCATGTGGGGATGAGCCGCGGGTCGCTTTATACAAAACTGTTAGAGCTTACCGGCCTAACACCGCTTGAATACATCCGGTCGGTTAAATTGGATAAGGCTGTAATTTTACTGGAAAAGAGCGATTATAATGTGGCCCAGATTGCCTATATGACCGGCTTTGGAACCCCCAGCTGGTTTTCAAACAAGTTTAAGGCTAAATATAACATGCTGCCATCGGAATATCAGCATTCCAAACGAAAAGATCGCCAGGTAACACAGGAAGCTTGA
- a CDS encoding glycosyl hydrolase 115 family protein yields MKKLLLLLYSLLPCTLFAQIIVSDHKDAGAFPVFANGQAATIIYDKEDDPLVQIVANLFAGDVQMVSGRKPVLSSSVGSANNLIIIGTVGKSKLLQQLIKQKKIGVDQVKGKWEGYQVQVVKSPFKGVDQALIIAGNDKRGAAYGVFELSGQMGVSPWYWWADVPVKRKAAIYVQAKQPFTDAPKVKYRGIFINDEAPAFSRWTKEKFGGVNHLVYEKVFELLLRLKANYLWPAMWSNAFNDDDKMDPVLADKWGIVMGTSHHEPMQRAQQEWKRYGQGPWDYEKNDSLLRSFWRQGIINMGKHESLVTIGMRGDGDKPMTEGTATALLERIVNDQRQIIREVTGKPASQTPQIWALYKEVQDYYDKGMRVPDDVTLLLSDDNWGNIRKLPKLSDKPRSGGYGIYYHFDYVGDPRNYKWINTNNIARVWEQMHLAWEYKVRQVWVVNVGDLKPMEFPISFFLDYAWNPTRWDEDNLNTYYTKWAENQFGAEHAKEIGDIMRLYARYTARRKPELVDANTYSIQNYNEAQTVVNEFNDLLARAEKVNAELSPDYRDAFFELVLHPLKANANLHEMYQAVALNRWYAGRNDRLANSYADKAKEFFKKDSLISVQYNRDLAGGKWDHMMDQVHIGYRTWNDPPANKMPEVKYVAANASTENAAVSTGVIKTAGSLIPPKTKEKVFFERDGYVSIEAGHFSRAVNTGGIKWKVIPDIGRTGSGISSFPVTAATQQPGLDHPHTAYDFYTYDSGNIRVAAYFSPTLNFHNEEEGLQYAISVDDEKPQVVTINTYKDVNVWRGWVANNIIIKKSDHHILTPGKHTLKYWMVQPGVVLQKLVVDLGGEKPSYLGPPETLKK; encoded by the coding sequence ATGAAAAAATTACTTCTTCTGCTGTACAGCCTGTTACCCTGTACCCTTTTTGCACAAATTATTGTTTCAGATCATAAGGATGCCGGAGCATTTCCGGTGTTTGCCAATGGGCAGGCCGCCACGATCATTTACGATAAGGAAGATGATCCCCTGGTACAGATTGTTGCTAATTTATTTGCCGGGGATGTTCAGATGGTGAGCGGCCGTAAACCTGTTTTGTCATCGTCAGTCGGCTCGGCAAATAACCTCATCATTATCGGTACCGTTGGAAAATCCAAACTTCTGCAGCAATTGATCAAGCAAAAAAAGATCGGTGTCGATCAGGTTAAAGGTAAATGGGAAGGTTACCAGGTACAGGTGGTTAAATCCCCTTTTAAAGGGGTTGATCAGGCATTAATTATTGCCGGTAACGATAAAAGAGGCGCGGCTTATGGTGTTTTTGAATTGTCGGGGCAAATGGGGGTTTCGCCCTGGTACTGGTGGGCCGATGTACCGGTAAAGCGGAAGGCTGCAATTTATGTACAAGCCAAACAGCCATTTACAGATGCTCCTAAGGTAAAATACCGCGGTATTTTCATTAATGATGAGGCTCCTGCTTTTTCAAGGTGGACGAAGGAAAAGTTTGGAGGGGTTAACCATTTGGTGTACGAAAAAGTATTTGAGCTGCTGCTTAGATTAAAAGCGAATTACCTTTGGCCGGCTATGTGGAGCAATGCGTTCAATGATGACGATAAAATGGATCCTGTTCTTGCCGATAAATGGGGTATTGTAATGGGTACATCGCATCACGAACCTATGCAGCGCGCGCAGCAGGAATGGAAACGGTATGGCCAGGGGCCGTGGGATTATGAAAAGAATGATTCTCTTTTGCGTAGTTTTTGGCGGCAGGGAATCATTAATATGGGCAAGCATGAAAGCCTGGTTACCATTGGCATGCGTGGGGATGGTGATAAACCCATGACGGAAGGCACGGCGACCGCGTTACTGGAACGAATTGTTAACGATCAGCGTCAAATTATCCGGGAGGTAACCGGAAAACCTGCATCCCAGACACCGCAGATCTGGGCTTTGTATAAAGAAGTACAGGATTATTATGACAAGGGCATGAGGGTTCCGGATGATGTAACCCTGCTGCTGTCGGACGATAACTGGGGTAACATCCGCAAACTCCCTAAATTAAGTGATAAGCCAAGGAGCGGTGGCTACGGCATCTATTATCACTTTGACTATGTAGGTGACCCGCGTAACTACAAGTGGATCAATACCAATAATATTGCCCGGGTGTGGGAACAGATGCACCTGGCCTGGGAGTATAAAGTGAGGCAGGTTTGGGTTGTTAATGTTGGCGATCTCAAACCCATGGAATTTCCAATCTCTTTCTTTCTTGATTATGCATGGAACCCGACGCGATGGGATGAGGATAATTTAAATACCTATTATACCAAATGGGCCGAAAACCAGTTTGGTGCCGAACACGCCAAAGAGATCGGCGACATTATGCGGCTTTATGCCAGGTATACAGCAAGGCGAAAACCGGAACTGGTAGATGCCAACACTTACAGTATCCAAAATTATAATGAGGCGCAAACTGTGGTTAATGAGTTCAATGATCTGCTGGCAAGGGCCGAAAAGGTAAATGCCGAACTATCCCCCGATTATCGCGATGCTTTTTTTGAACTGGTGCTGCACCCCTTAAAAGCAAATGCTAACCTTCATGAAATGTACCAGGCCGTTGCTTTGAACCGCTGGTATGCCGGCAGGAACGACAGGCTGGCAAACAGCTATGCTGATAAGGCAAAAGAGTTTTTTAAAAAAGATTCCTTGATTTCGGTACAGTATAACAGGGACCTTGCCGGTGGTAAATGGGACCATATGATGGACCAGGTACATATCGGTTACAGGACCTGGAATGATCCGCCTGCTAATAAGATGCCCGAAGTGAAATACGTTGCGGCCAATGCTTCTACCGAAAATGCAGCGGTATCAACTGGTGTCATTAAAACTGCCGGATCACTGATACCTCCGAAAACAAAGGAGAAAGTGTTTTTTGAACGGGACGGCTATGTTTCTATAGAAGCAGGGCATTTTAGCAGGGCTGTTAACACAGGTGGCATCAAGTGGAAAGTTATACCGGATATCGGCAGGACGGGCTCCGGGATCAGCTCTTTTCCGGTTACTGCTGCCACACAACAACCAGGGCTTGATCATCCGCATACAGCATATGACTTTTATACTTATGATAGCGGCAACATCCGGGTAGCGGCATATTTTTCACCTACGCTTAATTTTCACAACGAAGAGGAAGGATTGCAATATGCAATTTCTGTTGATGATGAGAAACCTCAGGTTGTTACCATTAACACTTACAAGGATGTAAACGTTTGGCGGGGATGGGTGGCAAATAACATCATCATCAAAAAATCAGATCACCATATTTTAACCCCTGGAAAACATACGCTAAAATACTGGATGGTGCAGCCTGGTGTGGTATTACAAAAATTAGTAGTTGACCTGGGCGGCGAAAAACCAAGTTACCTGGGGCCGCCGGAAACATTGAAGAAATAG